In Holophagales bacterium, one DNA window encodes the following:
- a CDS encoding sigma-54-dependent Fis family transcriptional regulator produces the protein MRDLILVTDDDRLQRALLRDVLEDAGYQVETCANGSECLAALERSLPVAVCLDLKMPGMSGLEVLVKARERNRDVPVVILTGLAEVDVVVQAMQLGAFDFLVKPVEVTKLVTTVRNAAERYRMSRRLAELEREMAFHGHPTIAGRSIVMRDLFRQIDRVAGTDVTVLLVGESGTGKELVARAIHAASPRAGGQLVALNCAAIPESLQESELFGHERGAFTGAMERRKGRFELADGGTLFLDEVAELSASAQAKLLRVLEEKSFTRLGGAADLRSDFRLLAATHQNLESLVATRRFREDLYFRVAVFEIVLPPLRERGEDVLLLAAKFAADFGTAAGRPAMRLAAEAADLLRGYSWPGNVRELENAIQRAVVVCDGEVIRPSDLPDRVRQTAAPRPVAVADPVRAAERPVAPLPAPPTSLPDEPVTLAELERRAIESAMRQSAGNLTLAAQRLGIGRSTLYRKVRELRLDGASDAAALDPLPSPN, from the coding sequence ATGCGCGACCTGATCCTCGTCACGGACGACGACCGCCTGCAACGTGCCCTCCTGCGCGACGTGCTGGAGGACGCCGGCTATCAGGTCGAGACCTGCGCGAACGGGAGCGAATGCCTGGCGGCGCTCGAGCGTTCGCTGCCGGTGGCGGTCTGCCTCGACCTGAAGATGCCGGGGATGAGCGGCCTCGAGGTCCTGGTGAAGGCCCGCGAGCGCAATCGCGACGTCCCGGTGGTGATCCTCACCGGCCTGGCCGAAGTCGACGTGGTGGTGCAGGCGATGCAGCTCGGGGCGTTCGACTTCCTGGTCAAGCCGGTCGAGGTCACCAAGCTCGTCACCACCGTGCGCAACGCTGCCGAGCGCTATCGGATGAGCCGGCGCCTCGCCGAGCTCGAGCGCGAGATGGCCTTCCACGGCCACCCGACCATCGCCGGCCGTTCGATCGTCATGCGGGACCTCTTCCGCCAGATCGACCGGGTCGCCGGGACCGACGTGACCGTCCTCCTGGTCGGGGAAAGCGGCACCGGCAAGGAGCTGGTGGCCCGCGCCATCCACGCGGCCAGCCCGCGCGCCGGCGGCCAGTTGGTGGCGCTCAACTGCGCGGCGATCCCCGAGAGCCTGCAGGAGTCGGAGCTCTTCGGCCACGAGCGCGGCGCCTTCACCGGCGCGATGGAACGGCGCAAGGGGCGCTTCGAGCTGGCCGACGGGGGAACGCTCTTTCTCGACGAAGTCGCCGAGCTCTCGGCGAGCGCCCAGGCCAAGCTCCTGCGCGTGCTCGAGGAGAAAAGCTTCACCCGGCTCGGCGGCGCTGCGGACCTCCGTTCCGATTTCCGCCTGTTGGCCGCCACCCACCAGAACCTCGAGAGCCTCGTGGCGACGCGACGCTTCCGCGAGGATCTGTACTTCCGGGTCGCAGTCTTCGAGATCGTCCTGCCGCCCTTGCGCGAGCGCGGCGAGGATGTCCTCTTGCTCGCCGCCAAGTTCGCCGCCGATTTCGGCACGGCGGCCGGACGCCCGGCGATGCGGCTCGCGGCCGAGGCCGCCGACCTGCTGCGCGGCTACTCCTGGCCGGGCAACGTGCGGGAGCTGGAGAACGCCATCCAGCGGGCGGTGGTGGTCTGCGACGGCGAGGTGATCCGCCCGTCCGACCTGCCCGACCGCGTGCGGCAGACGGCGGCACCGCGGCCGGTCGCCGTCGCTGACCCGGTCCGCGCTGCGGAACGTCCGGTCGCTCCGCTGCCGGCTCCGCCGACTTCTCTGCCGGACGAGCCGGTCACGCTCGCCGAGCTCGAGCGACGCGCCATCGAGTCGGCGATGCGGCAGAGCGCCGGCAACCTCACCCTGGCGGCGCAACGGCTCGGGATCGGCCGCTCGACGCTCTACCGCAAGGTGCGGGAGCTGCGTCTCGACGGCGCTTCCGACGCCGCCGCGCTCGATCCTCTGCCCTCTCCCAACTGA